A part of Gracilimonas sediminicola genomic DNA contains:
- a CDS encoding LPP20 family lipoprotein, with translation MKSILLTLFAFTFMVSCGGEKAVTSQSSMPNWIMVPPTDTEEFFYAPGQAESSRQGTALRMAQNNATTAMAQKLEVKVSALQKSFEEEVQSGPNANYAATFSSASEQLVNNTMNGVTRDRAECEQLNPEVTGGNVNQRCYVLVRMPVGQARSVLENALSKDEELYTKFKASKAFEELQNKLHELED, from the coding sequence ATGAAATCTATTCTTTTAACATTATTCGCATTTACATTCATGGTTTCTTGCGGGGGCGAAAAAGCCGTAACCAGCCAGAGCTCTATGCCTAACTGGATCATGGTTCCTCCAACAGATACTGAAGAATTCTTTTACGCTCCGGGACAGGCTGAAAGCAGCCGTCAGGGAACAGCGCTGAGAATGGCTCAGAACAACGCAACCACTGCAATGGCTCAGAAACTGGAAGTAAAAGTTTCTGCCCTTCAAAAATCTTTTGAAGAAGAAGTGCAAAGCGGACCCAATGCTAACTACGCGGCTACTTTCTCAAGTGCCAGCGAGCAGCTCGTGAACAACACGATGAATGGTGTTACCCGCGACCGTGCCGAGTGTGAGCAACTGAATCCGGAAGTAACCGGTGGTAACGTAAACCAGCGTTGCTATGTACTGGTTCGTATGCCGGTAGGTCAGGCTCGTTCCGTACTTGAAAATGCACTTTCTAAAGACGAAGAGCTTTACACCAAGTTTAAGGCTTCCAAAGCGTTTGAAGAACTGCAAAACAAACTTCATGAATTAGAAGACTAA
- a CDS encoding PEGA domain-containing protein, with the protein MHTQRSKLLFVPIILSLLFGAASLNNLYAQDDNEEMSSLRIVGEAKRLPSEIIADRDDNRDINGNLTAGLRIISDLTGLTFRSNNGIHKVQQLPGYNLLYLSTNERVVSIYKDGYPPFQLVLNDEGISLEAGEVWEIQVTGDQKSTMEPVQFSITPENSTIFIDGEEFEVPGTVFDTELTTGDHFVQIRKDRHEFIDDSISVSADRVNTFRYTMDEINPVTVLINSTPEGASIYLNDEPGARGVTPLRVNIYPGNLKIRLTYPGYSNVEDELEFTGENRELNYNLQRYIGYLTVNTTPENATLLIDDQPQSQRENIELVPGAHILEVRSSGFDPVRRTVDVAQGDSLVENITLGQITGNLFVIAQQENTEFTLRKDGQVQEEWVGSKTFRNIPVGNYQLTAELLNFDTQTREFEIRRNSDEEISIDLNQIQGRGTLTINSVFPDAEIELKGPGFSRTYDEAPIQLPSLQFGRYQITIEKDGFDDVEKEVQVNSLSQEVTFVDEFQPRSKGKAVFRSILPGAVIPGVGHGYLGKGRGFLYFLAGGGALAYSIKSYVDYNNAYNKYQTALDLYNSAGSTADFAKLRSDYRGHYATANDALDQMKLGITAYVAVKGIEIVDLLLQKSNKKKLEEAKLQFSARNNGISMRVNF; encoded by the coding sequence GTGCATACACAAAGATCTAAACTGTTATTTGTACCCATTATCTTATCTCTGTTATTTGGGGCAGCCTCGCTAAATAATCTATACGCTCAGGATGACAACGAAGAGATGTCATCACTTAGAATTGTAGGTGAAGCCAAGCGACTACCCAGCGAAATTATTGCCGACAGGGACGATAACCGTGATATAAACGGTAACCTCACGGCCGGGCTTCGCATTATTTCAGACCTCACAGGTTTAACATTCCGTTCTAATAACGGAATCCATAAGGTACAGCAGTTACCGGGATACAATCTTTTATATCTCTCTACCAATGAGCGTGTGGTTAGTATTTATAAAGACGGCTACCCTCCTTTTCAGTTGGTTTTAAACGATGAGGGAATCAGCCTGGAAGCCGGAGAAGTTTGGGAAATTCAGGTAACCGGTGATCAGAAGTCAACGATGGAGCCTGTTCAGTTTAGTATTACTCCTGAGAACAGTACGATTTTCATTGATGGTGAAGAATTTGAAGTACCCGGCACTGTGTTTGATACCGAGCTTACCACCGGCGATCACTTTGTGCAGATTCGTAAAGACCGCCACGAGTTTATTGATGACTCTATTTCTGTTTCTGCAGATCGGGTAAACACTTTCAGATATACCATGGACGAGATTAATCCGGTCACCGTTTTAATTAACTCAACACCCGAAGGCGCCTCCATTTATTTAAATGATGAGCCAGGAGCACGAGGCGTTACACCACTCAGAGTTAACATCTATCCCGGAAATTTAAAGATCCGCCTTACCTACCCCGGGTACTCCAATGTGGAGGATGAGCTCGAATTCACCGGAGAAAACAGAGAGCTTAACTACAACCTCCAGCGTTATATCGGGTATCTCACAGTTAATACCACACCCGAAAATGCTACTTTACTTATTGATGATCAGCCCCAAAGCCAGCGGGAAAACATCGAGCTGGTACCCGGAGCCCATATCCTTGAAGTGCGTTCTTCCGGGTTCGACCCCGTTCGGCGAACAGTTGATGTAGCCCAGGGTGATTCACTGGTTGAAAATATTACACTTGGGCAGATCACAGGTAACCTGTTCGTTATTGCTCAACAAGAGAATACAGAATTTACACTCCGAAAAGACGGACAGGTACAGGAAGAATGGGTGGGCTCAAAGACATTCAGGAACATACCCGTAGGTAACTATCAGCTAACCGCGGAACTGCTGAATTTTGACACTCAAACCCGGGAATTTGAAATTCGTCGAAATTCTGATGAAGAGATCAGTATTGATTTAAATCAAATTCAGGGACGTGGCACCCTCACCATAAACAGTGTATTCCCGGATGCTGAAATAGAGCTTAAGGGTCCCGGATTCTCACGAACTTATGATGAGGCTCCTATTCAACTCCCCTCCCTTCAGTTTGGCAGGTACCAGATTACGATTGAAAAAGATGGCTTTGACGATGTAGAAAAAGAGGTTCAGGTTAACTCGTTGAGCCAGGAAGTTACTTTTGTAGATGAATTTCAACCCCGCAGCAAAGGCAAGGCTGTATTTCGATCTATTCTTCCGGGTGCAGTAATTCCCGGTGTGGGTCATGGGTATTTAGGTAAAGGCAGGGGATTTCTCTACTTCCTGGCCGGTGGCGGTGCGCTCGCCTATAGTATTAAGTCGTATGTGGATTACAATAATGCATACAACAAATATCAAACAGCATTGGACTTATATAACAGCGCAGGATCAACTGCAGACTTTGCTAAGCTCAGATCAGATTATCGCGGTCATTATGCCACTGCCAATGATGCTCTTGATCAGATGAAGCTGGGCATCACAGCTTATGTGGCTGTGAAGGGTATAGAAATTGTGGACTTACTGCTCCAAAAGTCAAACAAGAAAAAACTTGAAGAAGCCAAGCTTCAGTTTAGTGCCCGAAATAACGGCATCAGCATGAGGGTAAATTTTTAA
- a CDS encoding ATP-dependent DNA ligase: protein MANSNIHTFHALADIAQQINETRGSNAKIKICSEYFKSLDDEGLRRAARFLGEGAFSDVSGKRASVGSRTYSTLAAEICEIDYEKVFKPSKTATGSSSETIEKLLYNIPEARAKWTAENLSLEQVEDLFNRLYEVSSRADKQEILKEAWFQMTPLEVKYFLRIMGRGSLRIGFESKSIVSAIAKAFGHKVDEVRYVHMITGSIGKTAVLAKNDRLDEAKFTLFQPIAFMLASPIESRAVEDYSTYIAEEKFDGMRCQLHVSGDKVQIYSRDLNEITHSFPEIVEFFSERELPELVLDGEICVFKDDTILPFQLLQKRMGLKKPSKKILEQYPCLLISYDVLFYDGNPIFDLTLTERRTLLQDLSEKHNLPITTQQEIESKAHIEELFELALAHGNEGLMLKQKDSSYEYGQRRKSWLKVKKPGGSIDTIMMYAHAGSGKRGGTYSDFTLGVSVRDDERYEEEFIPIGKAYGGYSDDELKRMNDRIKKITAEKYGPTLGLYPDIVVELEFDDIQENKRTKANYTLRFPRFKAIRWDLSPDDVDTLKDVERLYQEKINQERLKQDQNPSFTINREG, encoded by the coding sequence GTGGCAAACTCAAACATCCATACCTTCCACGCTTTGGCTGACATCGCCCAGCAGATCAATGAGACGCGGGGGAGTAATGCCAAGATTAAAATCTGTTCGGAATATTTTAAGTCGCTGGATGATGAAGGTTTGAGACGGGCTGCCCGGTTTTTAGGGGAAGGGGCTTTTTCGGATGTATCAGGGAAACGGGCTTCGGTGGGAAGCCGCACCTACTCTACCCTGGCTGCTGAAATTTGTGAAATTGATTACGAGAAGGTGTTCAAGCCTTCCAAAACGGCCACCGGTAGTTCTTCCGAAACCATCGAGAAGTTATTGTACAACATCCCGGAAGCTCGGGCAAAATGGACGGCCGAAAACCTGTCCCTGGAACAAGTGGAAGATCTGTTTAACCGGCTCTATGAAGTTTCATCCCGGGCCGATAAGCAGGAAATCCTGAAGGAAGCCTGGTTCCAAATGACACCGCTTGAGGTGAAGTATTTTCTGCGAATTATGGGTCGGGGTTCGTTGCGTATTGGATTTGAATCCAAGAGTATTGTTTCTGCTATTGCCAAAGCTTTCGGCCACAAAGTGGATGAAGTACGTTATGTCCATATGATTACCGGAAGCATCGGAAAAACGGCCGTACTTGCTAAAAACGACCGGCTTGATGAGGCAAAGTTCACGCTTTTCCAGCCCATTGCCTTTATGCTGGCCTCCCCGATTGAAAGCAGGGCTGTAGAGGATTACAGCACCTATATCGCTGAAGAAAAATTTGACGGCATGCGCTGCCAGCTGCATGTATCCGGAGACAAAGTTCAGATTTACTCCCGTGACCTGAATGAAATCACCCATTCCTTCCCGGAAATTGTGGAATTCTTTTCGGAAAGAGAATTACCGGAGCTGGTGCTGGATGGAGAAATCTGTGTATTCAAAGATGACACCATCCTTCCCTTCCAGCTGCTTCAAAAGCGCATGGGGCTGAAAAAGCCTTCAAAGAAAATCCTGGAACAGTATCCCTGCCTGCTTATTTCTTATGATGTGTTATTCTACGATGGAAATCCCATCTTCGACCTTACCCTCACAGAGCGTCGAACATTGCTGCAAGACCTTTCCGAAAAACATAATCTTCCCATCACCACGCAACAGGAAATAGAATCCAAGGCACACATTGAAGAACTTTTTGAGCTGGCCCTCGCCCATGGCAATGAAGGGTTGATGCTGAAGCAAAAGGATTCCAGCTATGAGTACGGGCAGCGAAGAAAGTCATGGCTTAAGGTGAAAAAGCCCGGCGGTTCCATCGATACCATCATGATGTACGCCCACGCCGGAAGCGGAAAAAGAGGCGGTACTTATTCTGATTTCACCCTCGGAGTTTCGGTTCGGGACGACGAGCGGTACGAAGAAGAGTTCATCCCTATTGGTAAAGCCTATGGTGGATACAGCGATGATGAACTAAAAAGAATGAACGATCGCATCAAAAAAATCACCGCAGAGAAATACGGGCCAACCCTGGGTTTGTATCCGGATATTGTGGTGGAACTGGAATTTGATGACATTCAGGAAAACAAGAGAACCAAAGCCAATTACACGCTTCGGTTTCCAAGGTTCAAGGCCATCCGTTGGGACTTATCTCCCGATGATGTAGATACCCTCAAAGATGTGGAGCGGCTGTATCAGGAAAAGATAAATCAGGAACGACTGAAACAGGATCAAAATCCTTCCTTCACAATTAACCGCGAAGGCTAA